The following proteins come from a genomic window of Trichoplusia ni isolate ovarian cell line Hi5 chromosome 16, tn1, whole genome shotgun sequence:
- the LOC113501862 gene encoding ubiquitin carboxyl-terminal hydrolase 30 homolog, producing MDSGDRILVAAGLTAAVVVGAFVLWGPGGAPKVRKRRGQIAGLQNLGRTCFLNTLLQALAACPIFIDWLKKYAKADSHNSMITTLYTVIEVVNGTHESARGTPVCPLGVLQALRAAGWVVPADQQDAHELLHVLLSCIEEETTSMSRKPGCLSDALGLGGGRAWSALASPASPPAAPHPLRADSTPPTPSALSLRPASAAPTDEPDLIDSEPAEPPRLTKGVSRSLCHLSSVGRRWAAPAAARPPPAPPFRGTLASRLQCTVCSNKTPIRYDKFDSISLSMTNSSVGLSGSFSLSGLLRAFTAPEMVKGVRCGKCCPEGGEGAPPAPAGPDASPAPAAYTKHIRTVSFGKLPYCLCLHVGRVEWQRGGLSKRSEFVAFPEALSMAPYATVQQPKVDLVSLVSQGRLRSGLSAFNTGEQAGGGAGGGAGGAGGGAGEGGALYRLAAVVVHVGGPRSGHFATYRRGNGFESKRWWYTSDTLVHEVSLQEVLRCSAYLLFYERVRPDRAMTASANEHHF from the exons ATGGATAGCGGAGACAGGATTTTAGTGGCTGCGGGGCTGACGGCGGCAGTGGTGGTGGGTGCGTTTGTGCTGTGGGGTCCTGGCGGGGCTCCGAAGGTGCGTAAGCGTAGGGGGCAGATCGCCGGCCTCCAGAACCTCGGCAGAACCTGTTTCCTGAACACACTACTGCAGGCGCTGGCAGCTTGTCCCATTTTCATAGATTGGCTCAAGAAGTATGCTAAAGCTGATAGCCACAACAGTATGATCACCACACTGTACACAGTTATCGAAg TTGTGAACGGCACGCACGAGTCAGCTCGCGGCACGCCGGTGTGTCCGCTGGGCGTGCTGCAGGCGCTGCGCGCGGCGGGCTGGGTGGTGCCCGCCGACCAGCAGGACGCGCACGAGCTGCTGCACGTGCTGCTGTCCTGCATCGAAGAGGAGACCACCAGCATGTCTCGGAAA CCGGGCTGCCTGTCGGACGCGCTGGGGCTAGGCGGCGGGCGCGCGTGGTCCGCGCTGGCGTCGCCCGCGTCCCCGCCGGCGGCGCCGCACCCGCTGCGTGCGGACTCCACGCCGCCGACGCCCTCCGCGCTGTCGCTGCGCCCCGCCTCCGCCGCGCCCACCGACGAGCCCGACCTCATCGACTCTG AGCCGGCGGAGCCCCCGCGGCTGACGAAGGGCGTGTCGCGCTCGCTGTGCCACCTGAGCTCGGTGGGGCGGCGCTGGGCGGCGCCggcggccgcgcgcccgccCCCCGCGCCGCCCTTCCGCGGGACGCTGGCCTCGCGGCTGCAGTGCACCGTCTGCTCCAATAAG ACACCGATCCGGTACGACAAGTTCGATAGCATCTCTCTGTCGATGACCAACTCTAGTGTCGGACTAAGTGGCTCCTTCAGTCTCTCAG GCTTGCTGCGCGCGTTCACTGCGCCGGAGATGGTGAAGGGCGTGCGCTGCGGCAAGTGTTGCCCCGAGGGGGGGGAGGGCGCGCCCCCCGCCCCCGCCGGGCCCGACGCcagccccgcgcccgccgcaTACACCAAGCACATACGCACTGTCAGCTTCGGGAAG CTGCCGTACTGCCTGTGCCTGCACGTGGGCCGCGTGGAGTGGCAGCGCGGCGGCCTCAGCAAGCGCAGCGAGTTCGTGGCCTTCCCCGAGGCCCTATCCATGGCGCCCTACGCTACCGTGCAGCAGCCTAAG GTGGACCTTGTGTCGCTGGTGAGCCAGGGCCGGCTGCGCTCGGGGCTGTCGGCCTTCAACACGGGCGAGcaggcgggcgggggcgcgggcgggggcgcggggggcgcgggcgggggcgcgggcgaggGCGGCGCGCTGTACCGGCTGGCCGCCGTCGTCGTGCACGTGGGCGGCCCGCGCTCCGGACACTTCGCCACCTACCGCCGCGGGAACGGCTTCGAGTCCAAGCG CTGGTGGTACACGTCGGACACGCTGGTGCACGAGGTGTCCCTGCAGGAGGTGTTGCGCTGCTCCGCCTACCTGCTGTTCTACGAGCGC